A region from the Eulemur rufifrons isolate Redbay chromosome 21, OSU_ERuf_1, whole genome shotgun sequence genome encodes:
- the RAB35 gene encoding ras-related protein Rab-35 isoform X1, translating into MARDYDHLFKLLIIGDSGVGKSSLLLRFADNTFSGSYITTIGVDFKIRTVEINGEKVKLQIWDTAGQERFRTITSTYYRGTHGVIVVYDVTSAESFVNVKRWLHEINQNCDDVCRILVGNKNDDPERKVVETEDAYKFAGQMGIQLFETSAKENVNVEEMFNCITELVLRAKKDNLAKQQQQQQNDVVKLTRNSKRKKRCC; encoded by the exons GTGTGGGCAAGAGCAGTTTACTATTACGCTTTGCAGACAACACTTTCTCAG GCAGCTACATCACCACGATTGGAGTGGACTTCAAGATCCGGACCGTGGAGATCAACGGGGAGAAGGTGAAGCTGCAGATCTGGGACACGGCGGGGCAGGAGCGCTTCCGCACCATCACCTCCAC ATATTATCGGGGGACCCATGGGGTCATCGTGGTTTATGACGTCACCAGTGCCGAATCCTTTGTCAACGTCAAGCGGTGGCTTCACGAAATCAACCAGAACTGCGATGATGTGTGCCGAATATTAG TGGGTAATAAGAATGACGACCCTGAGCGGAAGGTGGTGGAGACGGAAGATGCCTACAAATTCGCTGGGCAGATGGGGATCCAGTTGTTCGAGACCAGCGCCAAGGAGAACGTCAACGTGGAGGAG ATGTTCAACTGCATCACGGAGCTGGTCCTTCGAGCAAAGAAAGACAACTTGgcgaaacagcagcagcagcaacagaacGACGTGGTGAAGCTCACGAGGAACAGTAAACGAAAGAAACGCTGCTGCTAA